In one window of Pseudooceanicola aestuarii DNA:
- the ispH gene encoding 4-hydroxy-3-methylbut-2-enyl diphosphate reductase yields MTKPPLTLYLAAPRGFCAGVDRAIKIVEMALKKWGAPVYVRHEIVHNKFVVDALRDQGAVFVEELTECPDDRPVIFSAHGVPKAVPAEAARREMIYVDATCPLVSKVHIEAERHHDTGLQIVMIGHAGHPETIGTMGQLPDGEVLLVETEADVAALDVRDPTRLAFVTQTTLSVDDTAGIVTALQARFPQIVGPHKEDICYATTNRQAAVKAMAHRIDAMLVVGAPNSSNSRRLVEVAANNGCGYAQLVQRAADIDWRALDGVTAMGVTAGASAPEVLVEEVIDALKSRFDVTLDLVETAQENVEFKVPRVLRQPA; encoded by the coding sequence ATGACCAAACCGCCCCTGACGCTGTACCTCGCGGCACCGCGCGGCTTCTGCGCCGGTGTCGACCGGGCGATCAAGATCGTCGAAATGGCGCTGAAGAAATGGGGCGCCCCGGTCTATGTTCGCCACGAGATCGTGCACAACAAATTCGTCGTCGACGCGTTGCGCGATCAGGGCGCTGTCTTTGTCGAAGAACTGACCGAATGTCCCGATGACCGCCCGGTGATCTTCTCCGCCCACGGCGTCCCCAAGGCCGTCCCGGCCGAGGCCGCCCGCCGGGAGATGATCTATGTCGATGCCACCTGCCCCCTGGTCTCCAAGGTCCACATCGAGGCGGAGCGCCATCACGACACCGGTCTGCAAATCGTCATGATCGGCCACGCCGGTCATCCCGAAACCATCGGCACCATGGGCCAGTTACCCGATGGCGAGGTGCTTCTGGTCGAAACGGAGGCAGATGTTGCCGCGCTGGATGTGCGCGATCCGACGCGTCTGGCCTTTGTCACCCAGACGACCCTTTCGGTGGACGACACCGCCGGAATCGTGACCGCGTTGCAGGCGCGGTTCCCGCAGATCGTCGGCCCGCACAAGGAAGACATCTGCTATGCCACCACCAATCGTCAGGCGGCGGTCAAGGCGATGGCCCACCGCATCGATGCGATGCTGGTGGTTGGCGCACCGAATTCGTCGAATTCCCGTCGGCTCGTCGAAGTCGCGGCGAACAACGGCTGCGGCTATGCCCAGCTGGTGCAGCGCGCCGCCGATATCGACTGGCGCGCGCTGGACGGCGTCACCGCCATGGGCGTCACCGCCGGCGCATCTGCCCCCGAAGTGTTGGTGGAAGAAGTCATCGACGCGCTGAAATCGCGATTCGACGTGACGCTGGACCTGGTGGAAACCGCGCAGGAGAATGTGGAGTTCAAGGTGCCGCGCGTGCTGCGCCAACCGGCCTGA
- the rnhA gene encoding ribonuclease HI yields the protein MTELYAYTDGACSGNPGPGGWGTLLQAKDGDTVVKERELKGGEADTTNNRMELMAAISALESLNRATRITVVTDSQYVKNGVTGWIHGWKRNGWKTAAKKPVKNAELWQRLDAAQARHDVTWAWVKGHAGHPENERADELARAGMAPFKS from the coding sequence ATGACAGAACTTTACGCCTATACCGACGGAGCCTGCTCCGGCAATCCCGGCCCGGGTGGCTGGGGCACGTTGCTTCAGGCCAAGGACGGCGACACCGTCGTGAAGGAGCGCGAACTGAAAGGCGGTGAGGCGGACACCACCAACAACCGGATGGAGCTGATGGCCGCCATCTCCGCGTTGGAAAGCCTGAACCGCGCCACCAGGATCACCGTCGTGACGGACAGCCAATACGTCAAGAACGGTGTGACCGGCTGGATTCACGGTTGGAAGCGCAACGGCTGGAAGACCGCCGCCAAGAAACCCGTCAAGAACGCGGAGCTGTGGCAGCGCCTGGACGCCGCGCAGGCCCGCCACGACGTCACCTGGGCTTGGGTCAAGGGCCACGCAGGCCACCCCGAGAACGAGCGCGCAGACGAGCTGGCGCGCGCCGGCATGGCCCCGTTCAAGAGCTGA
- the fmt gene encoding methionyl-tRNA formyltransferase, giving the protein MRIIFMGTPDFSVPVLDALVKAGHDIAAVYCQPPRPAGRGKKDRPSPVQARATELGLAVRHPISLKSAEAQAEFAALKADIAVVVAYGLILPQAVLDAPARGCLNIHASLLPRWRGAAPIQRAIMAGDAETGICIMQMEAGLDTGPVLLRQALPIGAAETAGTLHDTLSEMGARLVVTALSRLDTLTPVPQPETGVTYAAKIDKAEARIDWSRPAVEIDRQIRGLAPFPGAWTEIDTRRVKFLGARVTTGSGAPGMVLDDALTVACGDGAVQITRAQRAGKSAQDTEIFLRGQPLAAGDRFA; this is encoded by the coding sequence ATGCGCATCATCTTCATGGGAACACCCGATTTCTCCGTCCCGGTGCTGGACGCGCTGGTAAAGGCCGGGCACGATATCGCCGCCGTCTATTGCCAGCCCCCCCGCCCCGCCGGACGCGGCAAGAAGGACCGCCCCTCTCCCGTGCAGGCCCGCGCCACCGAACTGGGACTCGCGGTGCGCCACCCCATCAGTCTGAAATCCGCTGAGGCACAGGCCGAATTCGCCGCTCTGAAGGCCGATATCGCCGTCGTCGTGGCCTATGGGCTGATCCTGCCGCAGGCGGTGCTGGACGCCCCCGCGCGCGGCTGCCTGAACATCCACGCATCCCTGCTGCCCCGCTGGCGCGGCGCCGCGCCCATTCAGCGCGCGATCATGGCGGGTGATGCGGAAACCGGGATCTGCATCATGCAGATGGAGGCCGGGCTGGACACCGGCCCCGTCCTGCTGCGCCAGGCTCTGCCCATCGGCGCGGCGGAGACGGCCGGCACCCTGCATGACACCCTGTCGGAGATGGGTGCGCGGCTGGTGGTCACCGCCCTCTCCCGGCTGGACACCCTGACGCCCGTGCCGCAACCCGAGACCGGCGTCACTTACGCGGCCAAGATCGACAAGGCGGAGGCCCGCATCGACTGGTCCCGTCCGGCGGTGGAGATCGACCGCCAGATCCGCGGTCTTGCCCCCTTTCCCGGCGCCTGGACGGAAATCGACACCCGGCGGGTGAAATTTCTGGGGGCCCGCGTGACCACGGGCAGCGGCGCGCCGGGGATGGTCCTGGACGATGCGCTGACCGTCGCCTGCGGCGACGGCGCCGTGCAGATCACCCGCGCCCAGCGCGCGGGAAAATCCGCGCAGGACACGGAGATCTTCCTGCGCGGGCAGCCTCTGGCCGCCGGCGACAGGTTCGCCTGA
- the def gene encoding peptide deformylase, with translation MTARVCLPWPDPRLRRPAQAVSEITDEIRAHWDDMVDTMEAMPGVGLAAPQIGVTLRLAVVDASEARGQAVRMANPEVLHASTQLREHEEASPNLPGVSARLSRPRAVTVRFLNADGVIEDRDFVGLWATSVQHQIDHLAGRMYFDRLSKMKRDILLRRARKLNG, from the coding sequence ATGACGGCCCGCGTCTGCCTGCCCTGGCCCGATCCGCGCCTGCGCCGTCCCGCGCAGGCGGTGAGCGAGATCACCGACGAGATCCGCGCCCATTGGGACGACATGGTCGACACGATGGAGGCGATGCCCGGCGTTGGCCTGGCCGCGCCGCAGATCGGTGTGACCCTGCGGTTGGCCGTGGTCGATGCGTCGGAGGCCCGTGGTCAGGCGGTGCGGATGGCGAATCCGGAGGTGCTTCATGCCTCCACCCAGCTTCGGGAGCATGAGGAGGCAAGCCCCAACCTGCCCGGCGTCAGCGCCCGCCTGTCCCGCCCGCGCGCCGTGACCGTGCGGTTCCTGAATGCGGACGGGGTGATCGAGGATCGCGATTTCGTCGGGCTTTGGGCGACTTCGGTTCAGCACCAGATCGACCACCTGGCGGGGCGGATGTATTTCGACCGGCTGAGCAAGATGAAACGCGACATCCTGCTGCGCCGGGCGCGCAAGCTGAACGGGTAG
- the def gene encoding peptide deformylase — protein sequence MPARPLVIWPDARLARPCSEVPHGLDCRALIVDMFDTMYAAPGRGLAAPQIGVMQRIFVMDCGWKTGSRTPRACLNPEITDRSDSIALAEEACLSIPGISAEVPRPAEITLRWYDPDWTRQEARLSGFDAICAQHEFDHLEGRLYLDYLPPDRRATLDAAYGIRP from the coding sequence ATGCCCGCACGCCCCCTGGTGATCTGGCCTGATGCGCGCCTGGCCCGCCCCTGTTCCGAGGTCCCCCATGGCCTGGATTGCCGCGCGCTGATCGTGGACATGTTCGACACGATGTATGCCGCACCCGGCCGGGGGCTGGCCGCACCGCAGATCGGGGTGATGCAACGGATCTTTGTCATGGATTGCGGCTGGAAGACCGGCAGCCGCACCCCGCGCGCCTGCCTGAACCCGGAGATCACCGACCGCTCCGATTCCATCGCCCTGGCAGAGGAAGCCTGCCTGTCGATCCCCGGTATCAGCGCCGAGGTGCCGCGCCCGGCTGAGATCACGCTGCGCTGGTACGACCCGGACTGGACCCGGCAGGAAGCCCGTCTGAGCGGTTTTGACGCGATCTGCGCCCAGCATGAATTCGACCACCTGGAGGGACGGCTTTACCTTGACTACCTGCCGCCCGACCGTCGTGCGACGCTGGACGCCGCCTACGGGATCCGGCCATGA
- the def gene encoding peptide deformylase, with the protein MIRPILIHPDPRLKKAAAPVPDLSDDLRALADDMLETMYDAPGIGLAAPQIGQNHRLIVMDCVKDEGEAPRPYVMFNPQVIASSEETSVYEEGCLSIPEQYAEVTRPAETTVRWIDRNGAEQEETFGALWATCVQHEIDHLEGKLFIDYLTPMRRQMITRKMQKLKREKARD; encoded by the coding sequence ATGATACGCCCGATCCTGATCCACCCCGATCCCCGTCTGAAAAAGGCCGCTGCCCCCGTGCCCGACCTGTCCGACGATCTGCGCGCCCTGGCCGATGACATGCTGGAGACAATGTATGACGCACCGGGCATCGGCCTGGCCGCGCCGCAGATCGGCCAGAACCACCGCCTGATCGTGATGGATTGCGTCAAGGACGAGGGAGAGGCGCCGCGCCCCTACGTGATGTTCAACCCGCAGGTCATCGCCTCGAGCGAGGAAACCTCGGTCTACGAGGAGGGGTGCCTGTCCATCCCCGAACAATACGCGGAAGTCACCCGCCCGGCAGAGACGACGGTGCGCTGGATCGACCGCAACGGGGCGGAGCAGGAAGAGACGTTCGGCGCGCTCTGGGCGACCTGCGTGCAGCACGAGATCGACCACCTGGAGGGCAAGCTGTTCATTGATTACCTGACGCCGATGCGTCGCCAGATGATCACCCGCAAGATGCAGAAGCTCAAGCGCGAGAAGGCGCGGGACTGA
- a CDS encoding MalY/PatB family protein: MNFDELIDRRGTHSAKWDNLQQYYDLSPDDGLAMWVADMDFRPPAAVQRRLEEVMAGGIYGYFGNPSPYIDAICWWMQNRHGWSVDPAAIFTTHGLVNGTGMCVDAYTAPGDGIVMFTPIYHAFFRVIEAAGRRVVECPMALNDGRYTLDFDAYDAMMDGSEKMIVFCSPHNPGGRVWTQAELTRLADFARRHDLLIVSDEIHHDLVFPDQKHIPLAVAAPEIADRLIMMSATTKTFNMAGCHTGNVIIPDAELRKPFAARMAALGISPNSFGLHMVEAAYSEDGAQWVDALMAYLDGNRRILDEGLNAIPGLKSMPLEGTYLAWVDFSGTGMSPEEVKSRILKDARIAVNYGQTFGKGGEGFQRFNFATPRARIEQAVERMQKAFGDLQ, encoded by the coding sequence ATGAACTTTGACGAACTGATCGACCGGCGCGGCACGCATTCGGCCAAGTGGGACAACCTTCAGCAATATTACGACCTGTCACCCGACGACGGACTGGCGATGTGGGTGGCGGACATGGATTTCCGCCCGCCCGCCGCTGTGCAGCGCCGTCTGGAGGAAGTGATGGCGGGCGGCATCTACGGCTATTTCGGCAACCCTTCGCCCTATATCGATGCGATCTGCTGGTGGATGCAGAACCGGCACGGCTGGAGCGTCGATCCCGCCGCGATCTTTACCACCCACGGCCTGGTCAACGGCACCGGCATGTGCGTCGATGCCTATACCGCGCCAGGTGACGGGATCGTCATGTTCACGCCCATCTACCACGCCTTTTTCCGGGTGATCGAGGCCGCGGGCCGGCGCGTCGTGGAATGCCCCATGGCGTTGAACGACGGGCGCTATACTCTGGATTTCGACGCCTATGACGCGATGATGGACGGGTCGGAGAAGATGATTGTCTTCTGCTCGCCGCACAATCCCGGCGGTCGCGTCTGGACGCAGGCGGAATTGACCCGGCTGGCAGATTTCGCCCGGCGCCACGACCTGCTGATCGTGTCGGACGAGATTCACCATGACCTGGTCTTTCCCGATCAGAAACACATCCCCCTGGCCGTCGCCGCGCCGGAGATCGCCGACCGGCTGATCATGATGTCCGCGACCACCAAGACGTTCAACATGGCCGGGTGCCACACCGGCAACGTCATCATCCCCGATGCGGAGCTGCGCAAACCTTTTGCCGCCCGGATGGCCGCACTTGGCATTTCGCCCAATTCCTTTGGCCTGCACATGGTAGAGGCCGCCTATTCCGAGGACGGTGCCCAATGGGTCGATGCGCTGATGGCCTATCTCGACGGCAATCGCCGTATTCTGGACGAGGGGCTGAACGCCATCCCGGGCCTGAAATCCATGCCGCTCGAAGGCACCTACCTGGCCTGGGTGGATTTCTCCGGTACCGGCATGTCCCCGGAGGAAGTAAAGTCCCGCATCCTGAAGGACGCCCGGATCGCGGTGAATTACGGCCAGACTTTCGGCAAGGGCGGCGAAGGGTTCCAGCGTTTCAATTTCGCCACCCCTCGCGCCCGTATCGAACAGGCGGTGGAGCGGATGCAGAAAGCGTTCGGCGACTTGCAGTGA
- a CDS encoding metallophosphoesterase family protein produces the protein MKRILHLSDLHFGRADPGLVEPLLRAIDRNAPDLVVISGDLTQRARVSQFQKARALIDRITAPVLVVPGNHDTPLDNLFLRFLRPFHRYRRHINRELEPGHLDDTLAVVGVNTVNRFSWQRGRFSPRTVRRVCDSFDVTGGRLCVAVLHHPLEHGPGVEKRLMKGARAALRDLSECGTDVVLSGHLHQTEARPFTAQPGLLFVQAGTGLSTRLRGEMNTFNVLDCAPGRVEVTAWAADGGRFAPREAARYHRGAEGWTRQGPRRALSGATG, from the coding sequence GTGAAACGGATCCTGCATCTGTCCGATCTGCATTTCGGTCGCGCCGATCCGGGACTGGTCGAACCTCTGCTGCGCGCCATCGACCGCAACGCGCCGGACCTGGTCGTGATTTCCGGCGATCTGACGCAGCGTGCGCGGGTCAGCCAGTTCCAAAAGGCCCGCGCCCTGATCGACCGCATCACCGCCCCCGTACTGGTGGTGCCGGGCAATCACGACACGCCGCTGGACAACCTGTTCCTGCGTTTCCTGCGCCCCTTTCACCGCTATCGCCGCCATATCAACCGGGAGCTGGAGCCGGGCCATCTGGACGACACGCTGGCGGTGGTGGGGGTGAACACGGTCAACAGGTTCTCCTGGCAGCGCGGGCGGTTTTCGCCCCGCACGGTGCGGCGGGTCTGCGACAGCTTCGACGTGACCGGGGGCCGGCTGTGCGTGGCGGTGCTGCATCATCCGCTCGAACACGGGCCGGGGGTGGAAAAGCGGCTGATGAAAGGCGCCCGCGCCGCGCTGCGGGATCTGTCCGAATGCGGCACGGACGTGGTGCTTTCGGGCCATTTGCACCAGACCGAGGCGCGGCCGTTCACGGCGCAGCCGGGGCTGTTGTTCGTGCAGGCGGGCACCGGATTGTCGACCCGCCTGCGCGGCGAGATGAACACCTTCAACGTGCTGGATTGCGCGCCGGGGCGGGTCGAAGTCACCGCCTGGGCGGCGGACGGCGGACGTTTTGCCCCGCGGGAGGCGGCGCGCTATCACCGTGGCGCCGAAGGCTGGACCCGCCAGGGACCACGCCGCGCCTTGTCCGGCGCCACCGGCTAG
- a CDS encoding diacylglycerol/lipid kinase family protein: MDGSSPLADTPPARPDSALGPRQIVLLANRDSGTNSRDAQAIDRAVQAMGPDRARIVYWTPGSDPEPLVAAAIAEGADCIVAAGGDGTAMAVAQAMLGKPCAMGVLPLGTFNFFARGLGLSETPEDAARAVICGQPHDIRIGMVNGQVFLNNASLGVYPAILKERESIYRRWGRRRIMAHWSVAKTFLRFQRPMRLRITVNGDTLAYRTPLLFVARSAYQLDLFDLKGEAAIHDDAFAVLIGRGDTRWKLFRLAWRLVTRQMRPGRDYALIPASDLSVETGSKHTLVAFDGEKTRARAPFRFHMTQDTLRIMLPDPQARPSDGGAQTAA; encoded by the coding sequence ATGGACGGTTCCTCCCCATTGGCCGATACCCCCCCCGCCCGCCCGGATTCGGCGTTGGGGCCGCGCCAGATCGTGTTGCTGGCCAATCGCGATTCGGGCACCAACAGCCGCGATGCCCAGGCCATCGACCGCGCGGTACAGGCCATGGGGCCGGATCGTGCGCGAATCGTGTATTGGACACCGGGCAGCGATCCCGAACCGTTGGTGGCGGCGGCGATCGCGGAGGGGGCGGATTGCATCGTCGCAGCCGGCGGCGACGGGACCGCGATGGCGGTCGCGCAGGCGATGCTGGGCAAGCCCTGCGCCATGGGTGTGCTGCCGCTGGGCACGTTCAACTTCTTCGCGCGCGGCCTGGGCCTGTCGGAGACACCAGAGGATGCCGCGCGCGCCGTCATCTGCGGTCAGCCCCACGATATCCGCATCGGCATGGTGAACGGCCAGGTGTTCCTGAACAATGCCAGCCTGGGGGTCTACCCGGCGATCCTGAAGGAACGTGAAAGCATCTACCGTCGCTGGGGCCGTCGCCGGATCATGGCGCATTGGTCGGTGGCCAAGACCTTTCTGCGGTTTCAGCGGCCAATGCGCCTGCGCATCACGGTGAACGGCGACACCCTGGCCTATCGCACACCGCTGCTCTTCGTGGCCCGGTCGGCCTATCAGCTGGACCTGTTCGACCTGAAGGGCGAGGCGGCGATCCACGATGATGCCTTTGCCGTGCTGATCGGGCGCGGCGACACCCGCTGGAAACTGTTTCGCCTGGCCTGGCGGCTCGTGACCCGGCAGATGCGGCCGGGGCGCGACTACGCGCTGATCCCGGCCAGTGACCTCAGCGTCGAGACGGGCAGCAAACATACCCTGGTCGCATTTGACGGCGAAAAGACCCGCGCCCGCGCGCCCTTTCGGTTCCACATGACGCAGGATACGTTGCGTATCATGCTGCCCGACCCGCAGGCGCGCCCATCCGACGGCGGCGCGCAGACCGCCGCATGA
- a CDS encoding Hsp20 family protein: MRNLDFAPLYRATVGFDQIADMMDRVLTNDISQTTYPPYNIEKTAEDAYRISIAVAGFTDADLTVEVKEKALVVSARKAEEETPRTYLHRGIATRAFERRFHLADHVKVTGATHVDGMLHVDLAREVPEALKPRRIEIAKGDTVEAKAIETARA; this comes from the coding sequence ATGCGTAATCTTGATTTCGCCCCCCTGTACCGTGCCACCGTCGGGTTCGACCAGATCGCCGACATGATGGATCGGGTGCTGACCAACGATATCAGTCAAACCACCTATCCGCCTTACAACATTGAGAAAACCGCCGAAGATGCATATCGTATCTCGATCGCCGTCGCCGGGTTCACCGACGCGGACCTGACGGTCGAGGTCAAGGAAAAGGCGCTGGTCGTCTCGGCTCGCAAGGCCGAGGAGGAGACCCCCCGGACCTACCTGCATCGCGGCATCGCGACGCGCGCCTTTGAACGGCGCTTCCATCTGGCGGATCACGTCAAGGTCACCGGCGCCACCCATGTCGACGGTATGCTGCATGTCGACCTGGCCCGCGAGGTGCCCGAGGCGCTGAAGCCCCGCCGCATCGAGATCGCCAAGGGCGATACGGTCGAAGCAAAGGCGATTGAAACCGCCAGGGCGTAA
- a CDS encoding trypsin-like serine peptidase, protein MLSLLHRVALAVLFALPGGGTVLAQSGLKRLDTGIDSRGWEAVGRLDLDGRGFCTGALIEPALVLTAAHCMFDRSTGERFTPDQIEFQAGVRNGRADAYRNVRRAVLHPDYEFGTDVSPERVRHDIALLELYHPIRQPNIAPFRMAPTPRSGDPVGVVSYAHDRADAPSLETTCGVIAAQQGVLVTSCDVDYGSSGAPIFSFFGGVPMIVSVVSAKAEVEGQRVALGSELDRQIKVMKGQLDSGLTPRNQLTPGVRRIQVGGGRNSTGAKFITPDN, encoded by the coding sequence ATGCTGTCCTTGCTCCATCGTGTCGCCCTCGCGGTTCTGTTTGCCCTGCCCGGTGGCGGCACAGTCCTGGCGCAATCCGGGCTGAAGCGTCTGGACACCGGCATAGACAGTCGCGGCTGGGAGGCCGTCGGCCGCCTGGACCTGGACGGGCGCGGATTTTGCACCGGTGCGCTGATCGAACCGGCGCTGGTGCTGACGGCGGCGCATTGCATGTTCGACCGCAGCACCGGCGAACGGTTCACCCCCGACCAGATCGAATTCCAGGCCGGGGTGCGCAACGGACGGGCCGATGCCTATCGCAACGTGCGCCGTGCCGTGCTGCATCCCGATTACGAATTCGGAACCGACGTCTCGCCCGAGCGGGTGCGCCACGACATCGCCCTGCTGGAACTGTACCACCCCATCCGCCAGCCCAATATCGCGCCCTTTCGCATGGCGCCGACCCCGCGCAGCGGCGATCCCGTGGGCGTCGTCTCCTATGCCCACGACCGCGCCGACGCGCCGTCGCTGGAAACCACCTGCGGCGTGATCGCGGCGCAGCAGGGGGTTCTGGTCACCTCCTGCGATGTCGATTACGGCTCCTCCGGCGCGCCGATCTTCAGCTTTTTCGGCGGGGTTCCTATGATCGTCTCCGTCGTCTCCGCCAAGGCGGAGGTCGAGGGTCAGCGCGTCGCGTTGGGCTCTGAACTGGACCGCCAGATCAAGGTGATGAAGGGCCAGCTGGACAGTGGCCTGACCCCCCGGAACCAGCTGACGCCAGGTGTCCGGCGCATCCAGGTGGGCGGTGGACGCAACAGTACGGGCGCCAAGTTCATCACGCCGGACAATTGA
- the glcF gene encoding glycolate oxidase subunit GlcF — MQTQFTPEQLQDPGTERANEILRACVHCGFCTATCPTYQVLGDELDSPRGRIYLIKDMLENDRTPDAKTVQHVDRCLSCLACMTTCPSGVHYMHLVDHARAYIEQNYRRPLSDRALRAVLAWVLPHPMRFRLALLGARIARPVRRMIPDARVRAMLDMAPRRLPPVSRNDDPQSFAPRQAPRRMRVALMTGCAQKALNTDINDATIRLLTRLGCEVVVARGAGCCGALTHHMGKEAQAHASAAANIRAWTAEIAGDGLDAIVINTSGCGTTVKDYGHMFRNDPLAEQAQAVADRAMDITELLTRLDLPPPRPEAAGMRVAYHAACSLQHGQKVTQAPKDLLARAGFAVMVPADAHLCCGSAGTYNLMQPEISGQLKARKVNTLEALTPDVIAAGNIGCMMQIGSGTGVPVVHSVELLDWASGGPRPPALGNGEGDAREFWPAP; from the coding sequence ATGCAGACCCAATTCACTCCCGAACAGCTGCAAGATCCCGGCACCGAACGGGCGAACGAGATCCTGCGCGCCTGCGTGCATTGCGGGTTCTGCACCGCGACCTGTCCCACCTACCAGGTGCTGGGCGACGAGCTGGACAGCCCGCGTGGCCGCATCTACCTGATCAAGGACATGCTGGAGAACGATCGCACACCGGATGCCAAGACGGTGCAGCACGTCGATCGCTGCCTGTCCTGCCTGGCCTGCATGACGACTTGCCCGTCGGGCGTGCACTACATGCATCTGGTCGATCACGCCCGCGCCTATATCGAACAGAATTACAGGCGCCCCCTGTCGGACCGGGCCCTGCGGGCCGTGCTGGCCTGGGTACTGCCGCATCCGATGCGGTTCCGGCTGGCGCTGCTGGGCGCCCGGATCGCGCGGCCGGTGCGGCGGATGATTCCGGATGCGCGGGTTCGCGCGATGCTGGACATGGCTCCGCGTCGCCTGCCGCCGGTGTCGCGCAACGATGATCCGCAAAGCTTTGCCCCCCGCCAGGCGCCGCGCCGGATGCGCGTCGCGCTGATGACGGGCTGTGCGCAGAAGGCGCTGAACACCGATATCAACGACGCCACGATCCGCCTGCTGACCCGGTTGGGATGCGAAGTCGTGGTGGCGCGGGGGGCGGGGTGCTGCGGGGCGCTGACTCATCACATGGGCAAGGAGGCGCAGGCGCATGCCAGCGCCGCCGCCAATATTCGCGCCTGGACGGCAGAGATCGCGGGCGATGGGCTGGATGCGATCGTGATCAACACCTCCGGCTGCGGCACCACGGTGAAGGATTACGGCCATATGTTCCGCAACGATCCGCTGGCCGAACAGGCGCAGGCGGTGGCAGACCGCGCCATGGACATCACCGAACTGCTGACCCGCCTGGACCTGCCCCCTCCCCGGCCGGAGGCTGCCGGGATGCGTGTCGCCTATCACGCCGCCTGTTCTCTGCAACACGGGCAAAAGGTCACCCAGGCGCCCAAGGATCTGCTGGCCCGCGCCGGTTTTGCCGTGATGGTGCCCGCCGATGCGCATCTGTGCTGCGGTTCTGCCGGGACTTACAACCTGATGCAGCCGGAGATTTCCGGCCAGTTGAAGGCCCGCAAGGTCAACACGCTGGAGGCACTGACCCCCGATGTGATCGCCGCCGGGAACATTGGCTGCATGATGCAGATCGGGTCCGGTACCGGGGTGCCGGTGGTACACAGTGTCGAGCTGCTGGATTGGGCCAGCGGCGGGCCGCGCCCGCCTGCGCTGGGTAACGGGGAGGGTGACGCGCGGGAATTCTGGCCTGCGCCCTAA
- a CDS encoding FAD-binding protein yields the protein MRPTDEAQLAEALRQAKGPVRIRGGGTRGAAASGPAEVIETGALSGIRLYEPGALTLVAGAGTPLQEVAQVLAEKNQRLPFEPMDCRALLGREGTPTLGGVAATNLAGPRRVQAGAVRDFMLGVRFVDGSGRVIANGGRVMKNVTGYDLVKLLGGSWGRLGVMTELAFKVLAIPQAEATLIRRGETMAEAVPVLCQAMGTPFDVSGAAWAEGARLVRVEGMAGSVAYRAAQLDAALGGGHEIVEDAESAALWRDVRDVTAFADRPGAVWRVSVKPTDGPRLIAALAEAGLAAQAICDWSGGLLWLLLGEDGDAGAGVLRGLVTKMGGHATLFRAGPDLRRRVPMFHPEPAGIARLTEGLRRHFDPRGLFSEAKTDAATKVTA from the coding sequence ATGAGGCCCACAGATGAGGCACAATTGGCAGAGGCGCTGCGGCAGGCAAAAGGCCCGGTGCGGATTCGCGGCGGCGGCACTCGTGGCGCGGCCGCATCCGGCCCGGCGGAGGTTATCGAAACCGGTGCGCTGTCCGGCATCCGCCTCTATGAACCGGGCGCGCTGACGCTGGTGGCGGGGGCGGGCACGCCGTTGCAGGAGGTGGCGCAGGTGTTGGCCGAGAAGAATCAGCGCCTGCCGTTCGAGCCGATGGATTGCCGCGCTCTGCTGGGCCGCGAGGGCACGCCCACGCTGGGCGGCGTGGCCGCGACCAACCTGGCCGGTCCGCGCCGGGTGCAGGCAGGCGCGGTGCGGGATTTCATGCTGGGCGTGCGGTTCGTCGATGGCAGTGGCCGGGTGATCGCCAACGGGGGCCGGGTGATGAAGAACGTCACCGGCTATGACCTGGTCAAGCTGCTGGGCGGCAGTTGGGGCCGGCTGGGGGTGATGACCGAACTCGCCTTCAAGGTGCTGGCCATTCCGCAAGCGGAGGCGACACTGATCCGCCGGGGCGAAACCATGGCCGAGGCGGTGCCCGTCCTGTGCCAGGCCATGGGCACGCCCTTTGACGTCAGCGGCGCCGCCTGGGCGGAAGGCGCCCGCCTTGTCCGGGTCGAAGGGATGGCCGGATCCGTCGCCTATCGCGCGGCGCAGCTGGACGCGGCGTTGGGCGGCGGCCACGAGATCGTCGAGGACGCGGAGAGCGCCGCGCTGTGGCGGGATGTGCGCGATGTCACGGCCTTCGCCGATCGGCCCGGCGCGGTTTGGCGCGTCTCCGTCAAGCCGACAGACGGCCCCCGGCTGATCGCCGCACTGGCCGAGGCCGGGCTGGCCGCGCAGGCGATCTGCGACTGGTCCGGCGGGCTGCTGTGGCTGCTGCTGGGCGAGGACGGCGACGCCGGGGCTGGCGTCCTGCGCGGGTTGGTGACCAAGATGGGCGGCCATGCCACCCTGTTCCGCGCCGGGCCCGACCTGCGCCGCAGGGTGCCGATGTTCCATCCCGAACCGGCCGGGATTGCCCGGCTGACCGAAGGGCTGCGCCGTCATTTCGACCCGCGGGGCCTGTTTTCCGAGGCAAAGACCGATGCAGCGACAAAGGTGACCGCATGA